AACCCCTTGAACTTTTACTTTAGCCAACTCTATCACAGTGCTGTGATTTTGATGTGAAGAGAATGGAAATGAGTGGGTGTGCCACCCTGACTGAAGTCTATATAATAGCCAAGACAAACTAGGTTTACGAATGGAGCGAATGGTAAAATATAAGTCAAGTAATTATGAGTATTTGTCGCACTAGTCGCGCTAGAAACTAATTCCGTTTAATCAACTATGGCTATCATAACTTGCGGTTCAATTTTTGTTAATTAAGTCAATAAATTCACTCAggcaatttgcatatttttgggCTCAAAAATTCATGAATGTGTCCActgtgcacacacacacacgcgtaCAGGTgctgcaaacacacacacacacatgcacgcgCTGTTAGAAAATGTGTGTGGGGGAACGGGAACAACACGACATTAGCAaagccaacagcaacaacaactggttttttttttactaagattttattgttttttgctGGACTTATACACTAAACTaaaccaaacacacacacacttacataATTGTTCGTTTGTATTGCTATTGACTTGACGCACATTGCACATTTGTTGGTTTTTACTCGCCAATTTCTTATTTGACTGCAATTCCCGCCAAGTAATTATTAATCGCAACTACCGAAATGCCGCGGATTTTGTTTAAATGCCGACGCGACGCACAGCTCGCGAACTcaaacaataaaaaagaaatgcataataaacaaaacaacaacaaaactacacaaaataaaatacaattcaGCCAGTGTGACCGTAGGACTGTCATTAAAGAATCCCAAAACTATCGGCTAGCAACagacaaattaaaaatgtatttaatcTGTAATAAAGAGATCTTTATTATTCTTTATTATAAACACGCTAACAAGAAATAATGAACTAAACTGAATGTTGAAATAGTTTTCTTTAATCTTCGAGCGACCGTATATGAGaataatttttgaaataatgcGGTCCCATTAAACCCATTATTTAACGGAAATTGTGATTTGAAGTTTTCTATTCAGTTTTTCAAACTTTAATTAAGGTTCACGCATCCCAtctatttttaatgaaaaatgtgAATTTAGGGATAATGGCAATGAAATACTTTCTGTTTATAACAAAAACAATACTGTCTTCAgcgtttattttattgtatacTTATTGTTAGCGTCTCTcaccatttttgtttttggtcagttgaaaacaaataaaaaaggtGAAAACAtaagaatattaaattaagTGTACAGGGAATCATTCAATTTGCCTAAGATCGTCATTATCCTTGCGCTGCGTTTGCCCTGCCACCAAAGCTGCTGCCCCCCACTGTCACTGTTGCTGCGGAAGTTTCTGcggcagttgcagttgctgcggctgttgCAGTTGTCTGTTGCTCCTTGACGGCCACTACGTCCTCCACCGCCTGGACTTGCTCCTGGATGTCCCGTCGCTCCTGCTGACGCACCAGCTCAAAGTACAGGCCCCGCTTGCCCATCAGTTCGTCATGTTTGCCGGTCTAGAACAtggaaaatatgaatatttttaaagataCCAATGGTCTAGGACAACTCACCTCCACGACGCGTCCCTGATCAAGGACGACGATGAGGTCAGCGTTTCGTATCGTGGACAACCGATGGGCAATCACCAGAGTGGTGCGATTCTGGACCACCGTATCGAGTGCCTTCTGCACCTCCGCCTCGCTGGTGGCGTCCAAGGCACTCGTCGCCTCGTCGAGGATGAGGATGCGCGGATTCTTGAGCAGCGCCCGTGCGATGGCGATGCGTTGCCGCTGACCGCCGCTCAACTGGGTGCCGCGTTCGCCCACATGCGTCGCATATCCATCGGGCAGGGCGGTCACAAAGTCGTGCGATTGTGATAGACGCGCTGCCGCATATACATCCTCCTCGCCCGCATCCGGTTTGCCATATCGGATATTCTCCAATATCGATGTGCCAAACAGCACCGGCTGCTGTTCGATGAAACCGAGGACATTGGACCGCAGCCAATAGGGCGATATGTCCGACAGCTTGTAGCCGTCCAGCTTGATATTGCCCGCCGATGGTTCGTAGAAGCGTTCCACCAGCGACGCTATCGTCGACTTGCCCGAACCACTGGCTCCCACCAGGGCCACCGTCTGGCCCGGGCGGAGCGTCAGGCTAAAGTCCTTGAGCACCAGCTGTGAATGAAGCAAAAATTGACATAGGAAGTTCATTACTGTTTGCATTGCCTAGGCTCTAATCTTTTTATCACTTAGCCGTAAATATTGGCCATAAATGTTTGTGGGCATTATAAAATGGTTATCTACTTGCGGAAGCGATAAGAAGTTATtcaatattatataaaaaagtgGCGAGTTTACAAATTACAGAACTTCGATTAATGTAAATATGCAATCATTGTCTCGAGAATGAACTGAAGGTATACTTTAAGATAACTCACATGATCGGGTCGCATGGGATATGCGAAGGACACGTTCTCGAAACGAATCTCGCCGTGCAGTCGCTCCTGTGGGATGATGTAGCCGCGCAGCAGCTCCACCTGTGGCTGCAGCGAAAGGAACTCGAAGACTCGACTGCCGGCCGACATGCCTCTGATCATGGTGCCAAGCAGGATGGATCCCTGGGCCAGGGATCGCTGCACACCCTGTGAAGCGACCAGGAAGGCCATCAGAGCACCCGGCGACAGACTCTCCGTGGACATGAGGTGGCCGCCCATAAAGAGCGTTGATAGGACTAGTGTATTGAGGAAGAAGTTGGTCAGGCCCTGGAAGATGGCGATGCCGTAGCCGAGTTTCTGCGCCAGTCGAGCCGCCTCATTGGTCTCCGCCTCGAACAGCTGCATCTCGCGGTATTCACAGGCACTGGATCTAACCGTTCGGATGTTGGACAGTGCCTCCTCGCAGACACCCGTCGCTCGTTCCGCCTGCGCCTGGGAGCTTTTGCTTAGATGGCGCAGTTTCTTGCCCAAATACGTCATGAACATAACCACGCACGGAACGCTGGCCAGCGCAATGGCAGCCATGTGCGGTGAAATCATGAAGAGCGATATACTGCCGCCAATCAGCTGGGCAGCACTTCGCAGTCCCTGCGAGACGAACTGCTTAAACGAGGTCTTGAAGTCCTGTACATCGGCGGTCAGTCGATTGACCAGCTCGCCCGTCCGATTCTCATCGAAGAATGCGATGTCCTGGACGACAATCTGCGTGAACAGATCCTGCCGCATCTTGGCCGCCATCTGCTCACCGACGCGGCTCAACAGGTAGATGTACATAAAGGTGAAACCAGACTGCAGCATGTATAGGCTCAGCAGATTGCTGGCCGGCTTGCTCACGTCCTTTACGAAAGAGTTGTTGATCGGATCCATCACGTACGTGTTGGCATATCTGGCCAGTGTGTTTACCAGGTCACCGAGAAGATTTGGGATGCGTATGTTGATATAAGCCACTATCAGGGCGGCCTGCAAATGAAATTATCTAAATATTTTGACAAATGCCCACCTGTTAGTGGGCTTTTTGTGTTCCAAGAACTCACGCATACGGCCCCGATCAGCTCCCAGAGATGTGGCTCCAGGTAGGTCCACAAACGTTTCCAGTCGAAGTGCTGCTCCGACGCAGTGTtctcctcttcctcctcctttCGAATGGCCAGTCGGCTGCCTTCGCAATGGACGATCGCACCGCGATGCCCCGCCCACCAGGAACGGGCGCCCAGACCGATGGCTAGACTACCACCGCCCCACACAAGCAGGCGTGTCGTCTGCAGCAGGCGGCTGGCATTTGTGGGCGGGATCGCGGGCGGTTGTGGAGCGTTCGTTCCACGCAAATGTTGGCGCATCAAGCGGGCGGCATTCTGAAGGCGGGGCAGTGGCTGCTGCGTGGGCTGAAGCAGGTGGCGGCTAAACAAAGCGAAATGGGCGGTTAATAATAGTTTGGCTGATTGATGACATAACCGGAGTGAGGGCAAGGGGGGTCGTTGTTTCCCCAATTCACTGCTGGCCGTAGCAGATCCTCGTGCGTCGGCGGCCCAGTCCCTCGCCCGCGATGGTGACCCCTACTCTACCTAAATATGTCGCTGCTCCTGCCGCAATTGGACACGAGTAGGCGCAGCATCTCTTCTCGCGTGGCTTGCAAATATCAACAAAATACGCAAGCGTTAACGCATCACCTGGCGATAGACGCACAGGCATGGCTAGCGATGGGCAGCTGTAAGCTATCGATTGTTCGGCGAGTCGTTAAAGGGGCATTCCCGATATTTTCTTCTTGTTTAGTATTTTAAATCGCCATTAAATAGCGATTCTACAGAGAAAATTaacttatttgaaaatattgaatGGGTCCATTTAAAATCTTTTAATGCATACCGAAGACTAGTTTCTAATGAAGCCGGAAATGATACGTTTTATGGGATACGAATCAAAAAATGTGGAAGTAAAAAGGGTTTTCTCTTCTtgtgtttaaataatttatcgATTTAAAAGATTAAACCCTTATagaaacaaaatatttaaaatgtagcAATATATGATTTTTTAAGTGACTTCTGTCCTGTCACACCAATCCAACTGTTTAGTGTCATCCCTATCTGTTGGCAGTCTGGCAACGCCACGAAAGTCGAGTTGGCATTTGATTTCATTGCTGCGTTCGGATCGAAAAAATTGCATATTTCATTGTTTAACTCCCAAGAACGTCAGCAAACAAGTAACTTGTATAATATTTTGAGTTAAGTACAGCCGAAAACAGTGCCGTACCGAGTGCGTGTAAATAAACAAGCGATTTGTGTAAGTCAGTGTGCAGCGTAAGCTAATTAGAAGAGAAAAAGGAGtgatgtatgtgtgtgtgtgtgcaaccTACCTGCCTGCGAATGTGTGTTTACTCTCTCTCTCGTAATATTGGgctgtgttttatttttataaaagatAATTGACAAAGCCATCTGCCAAGTGTTTTCATTAGTTTATTGTGGCTAGTAAAAGCGATTGTGTGCTCAAAATTCGCACAAAAACACCGGATTGCAACCCTGCGTATGGTTCTTTTTCGccaagagaaagaaaaaagagTGCTGTCTCTTTCTTTCCCCCACCGCTGctccaatttttttttttcaagagAGTGTTTTCACTTTTGACTTGCGAAGTGgtaaaaaaaacattataaataaaaaaaaaaagaaatgaaaaaagtATATTTAAGGTCAGTTTCGAAAAATCAACTGCACAAATTATCAGCGGCTTAAAAAATagataaaacaaaaaacctgCTGCGTCAagagaacaacaacaacagtaagAGAGCAATGAAACGGTGGTAACAAAACGAAGAAGAAGAGTCGAAGAGTGTGGGAGGGAGAAGGGGCAAAATATGGCAAACGTCCACGTAAACTTTTAACTTTTGCTTTTCCGCTCATTGTGAGCTCTATAATATACCCTAAATTCGATTTTGTATTGTATTCGATTGCGTATTTTCCATCGCTCTTCACGGTTTCCAAGTGTCATTAAGGAAAATCCATGAAAACGGGTAATTTTCCACAAAAACTGGTTTGGTTCGTTGAACTGCCCCACAAAATCGAACAACCACCCCCTGCAACCTCCACGGAAAACTCCTTATAAGACCTAGAAACCTTTTAAATATCTTGGGCGAAGAAACGGACACCTTAATATCAAGTTCTTTCATTACGACCATACCTTTAAACCCTTTTTTGGGTTAAATATCCCTTTTGGAAAACAAGCATGTCCGAATTGCGGGTCCTCTAGGGACCTGACAACTCCTTACaatgatatttaaattgatgATTTAACAGGATATTAACGTGATTTATGTAGGAATAAGTAGGCATTCATTTTTGAGTTGAAAAGTTGACATCCTTTTGtttcctttttctttgttCAGATCCAAAATGTTGCACAATAATGCGCCCTGGCTGCCAccgcatcagcagcagcagcagcaacaggccCCGCAGCAACATCCTACTCCACAGCATCAACATGCAATgccccaacagcagcaaactCTTcctgcccagcagcagcaagtcTACGCCAGCCAAATGTTCCAGCAAAATCAGCCAAATTATTGGCCAGATGATcagcaccaacagcagcagcagcaacaatccCTGAACTACAATAACTACTTTGCgggacagcagcagcaacatcctatgctgcagcagcaaatgccaccgcagcagcaacagcaacagtctacgcagcagcaacatacTATCCAGCAGCAACTGTATTATCCCACTCACCAGCAGCCACAAGTCCCGGCTCCAGCGGAACCAGCTCTGGACTCGTTTGACAACAATAATagcggaggaggaggtggtggcggCCGGAGCGATGGCTGGGGTGATTGGGGCGATTGGAACgacaatagcaacaacaataatagcaACGGCACCGATGGCCTGTTAGAGCCAACTGGACAACTGCTGGAGGATTCCTTCAATGTTCAATCCTCGCAAGGTAGTTGGCAGGCGTTTGCAACCAACAATGTCAATAACAATGGGGAGTTGCCGCCACCAGCAAATCCGCAGTCAACGTCCTTGCAACAACAGCCATTGAATCAGCAATCGACACCTTtgttgcaacagcagccacaATCGCCGCCGGAACTGGGGCAGGAACCCGAACTGGATGCCATTGTGCCTCCCCAGGCTTTCCAAAACCAACCACCAActgcagcaccaccaccaacatCACTGACTTCGTACTCTGCACAAATGACTGCTGTGGGATCGCCAATCTATGCTGTTGGAGCATCTTCAGCACATGGCGCAGGAGTGGGAGCTTcgccagcaccacccactggaGTAGTAGCTCCGCCAGTACATCTCGACGGTGTAGGAGCTCCGCCAGCACATCTTGCAGGAGTTGGAGCTTcgccagcaccacccactggaGTAGTAGCTCCGCCAGCACATCTCGCCGGTGTAGGAGCTCCACCAGCACATCTTGCAGGAGTGGGAGCTTCGCCAGCACCTTCCGCTTTAGTAGGAGCTCCTCCAGCACCTAACATTGGAGTAGGAGCCCCACCAGTGGGAGCACCGCCAGCGGACGCTACAAATATTGCACCACCGGCTGCACTGCCACCTAGCATGGTTTCATCGTCTGGTTCCAATCCCTTTAAGCGTTCCACGGGCCTAAATAAGCGAGTAAACATAATGGCAGACCCTGCGGCAGGAGCTCCATCGCCTCCAGCTCCTGTTGCTGCAATTGCTCCTGTGGCACCAGTAGCAGCAATTCCGCCACCAGCAGAACAGCTCTTTGGTGTGCCAGCAGAAGCTCATGGAGAGGGTTTCAACTTAATTGCGGCTCCACCGGTTGAGGCTTCACTTGGAGCTCCACTGAGTGCACCTATTCCTGCACCCATTCCTGTACCTAACGCATCGCTCTATGCATCACCGGCTGTTCCACAGGCTTTTGCGCCCTTGGAACCGGACAATCAGGAGGTTTTGTCCGCGCCGAATGACGAACGGGCCCAGTACTTGCAGACCAGCCACCTGTCCGAGCAGCTGGGCGAAGGCGAAGCGGATCAGGATGCGGGCCTGCTGCCACCACCAGGACTGTCTCGTCTGGTTTTGGGCCAACCGGAGTTGGATTCGCAGCAGCAACGCCAGGTCACAGGAGCCACAGAGCAGCCACCACTTAATGTGGCCCAGGCAGCTGCTCTGCACATGCAA
The Drosophila mauritiana strain mau12 chromosome X, ASM438214v1, whole genome shotgun sequence DNA segment above includes these coding regions:
- the LOC117147859 gene encoding mitochondrial potassium channel ATP-binding subunit isoform X1, whose protein sequence is MLRLLVSNCGRSSDIFSRHLLQPTQQPLPRLQNAARLMRQHLRGTNAPQPPAIPPTNASRLLQTTRLLVWGGGSLAIGLGARSWWAGHRGAIVHCEGSRLAIRKEEEEENTASEQHFDWKRLWTYLEPHLWELIGAVCAALIVAYINIRIPNLLGDLVNTLARYANTYVMDPINNSFVKDVSKPASNLLSLYMLQSGFTFMYIYLLSRVGEQMAAKMRQDLFTQIVVQDIAFFDENRTGELVNRLTADVQDFKTSFKQFVSQGLRSAAQLIGGSISLFMISPHMAAIALASVPCVVMFMTYLGKKLRHLSKSSQAQAERATGVCEEALSNIRTVRSSACEYREMQLFEAETNEAARLAQKLGYGIAIFQGLTNFFLNTLVLSTLFMGGHLMSTESLSPGALMAFLVASQGVQRSLAQGSILLGTMIRGMSAGSRVFEFLSLQPQVELLRGYIIPQERLHGEIRFENVSFAYPMRPDHLVLKDFSLTLRPGQTVALVGASGSGKSTIASLVERFYEPSAGNIKLDGYKLSDISPYWLRSNVLGFIEQQPVLFGTSILENIRYGKPDAGEEDVYAAARLSQSHDFVTALPDGYATHVGERGTQLSGGQRQRIAIARALLKNPRILILDEATSALDATSEAEVQKALDTVVQNRTTLVIAHRLSTIRNADLIVVLDQGRVVETGKHDELMGKRGLYFELVRQQERRDIQEQVQAVEDVVAVKEQQTTATAAATATAAETSAATVTVGGSSFGGRANAAQG
- the LOC117147859 gene encoding mitochondrial potassium channel ATP-binding subunit isoform X2; amino-acid sequence: MDPINNSFVKDVSKPASNLLSLYMLQSGFTFMYIYLLSRVGEQMAAKMRQDLFTQIVVQDIAFFDENRTGELVNRLTADVQDFKTSFKQFVSQGLRSAAQLIGGSISLFMISPHMAAIALASVPCVVMFMTYLGKKLRHLSKSSQAQAERATGVCEEALSNIRTVRSSACEYREMQLFEAETNEAARLAQKLGYGIAIFQGLTNFFLNTLVLSTLFMGGHLMSTESLSPGALMAFLVASQGVQRSLAQGSILLGTMIRGMSAGSRVFEFLSLQPQVELLRGYIIPQERLHGEIRFENVSFAYPMRPDHLVLKDFSLTLRPGQTVALVGASGSGKSTIASLVERFYEPSAGNIKLDGYKLSDISPYWLRSNVLGFIEQQPVLFGTSILENIRYGKPDAGEEDVYAAARLSQSHDFVTALPDGYATHVGERGTQLSGGQRQRIAIARALLKNPRILILDEATSALDATSEAEVQKALDTVVQNRTTLVIAHRLSTIRNADLIVVLDQGRVVETGKHDELMGKRGLYFELVRQQERRDIQEQVQAVEDVVAVKEQQTTATAAATATAAETSAATVTVGGSSFGGRANAAQG